One Prunus dulcis chromosome 7, ALMONDv2, whole genome shotgun sequence DNA segment encodes these proteins:
- the LOC117633893 gene encoding uncharacterized protein LOC117633893 isoform X2: MFVRKLVEKASKKPGGNSDGLKGSDIDPRLLFHYGIPSGCNMLAYDPVQKILAVSSKDGRIKLFGKDNTQVLLESVNAVPSKFLQFVENQGILVNVNSKNHIEIWDIEKNLLADVHAFEEDITSFTVMQHSLYMYVRVLKLEQEHIVQMKYTIPYSASHGNPTEETVDTSVLHVLPQPAAESKRVLIIFRDGIISLWDIRESKTVFTAGGNALQSLHHEGKKVTSACWACPFGSKVAVGYSNGDIFIWSVSTRTELPSEPSTQSTPIFKLNVGYKLDKIPIASLRWVYADGKASRLYVMGGSDTISSTLLQVILLNEHTEGRTIKLGLQLPEPCIDMEIVSSLSEQSKHKQDCFLLLGNSGNLYAYDDCSIEKYLLQSQSKSSPSLPKEVMVKIPFVDSNITVAKFITDNTQMLSSADEDCLLLAKSIPSLFSFETKPKDGTQLNAARFTGFLKVKNLYITGHNDGALNFWDLSCPLLVPILSLKQQSEDDLSLSGIPVTALFFNANSRLLVSGDQSGMVRIFRLKPEPYAHVSSFLSLQGSTKKGNDHIIQSVKLLKVNGSVLSVNINHSTGHLAVGSSQGYVSVLDIEGPTVLYQKHIASEISTGIISLHFQTCSFHGFDKNVLAVATEDSSVLALDSDNGNTLSTSLVHPKKPTRALFMQILDGQDVKRLNLLNGLDLSKGSPVEDGVPKQSLLLLCSEKAAYVYSFTHVMQGVKKVIYKKKFQASCCWASTFYTSSDVGLILLFTSGKVEIRSLPELSLIKETSIRGFTYSTPKPNSFSDSSICSSCEGELVMVNGDQEIFFFSLSLHNKSFRLLDSFNLTYQKDLIIPQEDLIPGRTIQKEKKKGIFSSVIKDIVGSKAKNVPEIETEDTKESFEELSTIFSTANFTVDAENTDEQARDEDELDLDDIDIDMDMDIPGEKPKEQNVLTALNKEKLASKFMAFKGKVLKQMKSKTEKNSTKEEQQDEKVGQVDQIKRRYGFSSSEANIAKMAESKLQENMKKLQGINLRTTEMQDTAISFSSLANEVLRTEQDRRGS, encoded by the exons atGTTTGTCAGAAAGCTTGTGGAGAAGGCTTCCAAAAAG CCTGGTGGAAATTCTGATGGTCTCAAAGGCAGTGATATAGACCCCCGTCTATTATTTCATTATGGGATCCCATCGGGGTGTAACATGTTGGCTTATGATCCTGTTCAAAAAATACTTGCAGTTTCGTCCAA GGATGGCAGAATTAAATTATTTGGCAAAGATAACACTCAAGTTCTGCTTGAGTCTGTCAATGCAGTACCAAGCAAGTTTTTACAG TTTGTGGAGAACCAAGGCATACTTGTAAATGTGAATTCCAAGAACCATATTGAG ATTTGGGATATAGAAAAGAACCTGTTGGCTGATGTGCATGCTTTTGAAGAAGATATTACTTCTTTCACTGTCATGCAACATAGTCTCTACATGT ATGTTAGAGTTTTGAAGCTTGAGCAAGAACATATAGTACAAATGAAGTACACTATACCTTATTCAGCTTCCCATG GGAATCCAACTGAAGAAACTGTTGATACTTCTGTGTTACATGTACTACCTCAACCAGCAGCTGAAAGTAAGAG AGTTCTTATAATTTTTAGAGATGGTATCATATCCTTATGGGATATTCGAGAAAGCAAAACCGTATTCACAGCAGGTGGAAATGCATTGCAATCACTTCATCATGAAGGGAAAAAAGTGACTTCTGCATGCTGGGCATGCCCCTTTGGGAGTAAAGTTGCTGTTGGGTACAGCAATGGAGATATTTTCATCTGGAGTGTTTCAACAAGAACTGAATTACCATCAGAGCCTAGTACGCAAAGTACTCCGATCTTTAAACTGAATGTTGGTTATAAGTTGGACAAAATTCCTATAGCATCATTGAGATGGGTTTATGCAGATGGGAAGGCAAGTAGACTATATGTTATGGGGGGGTCTGACACCATCTCTTCAACCTTGTTGCAG GTAATCTTGTTGAATGAACATACAGAAGGTCGCACTATTAAATTAGGGCTTCAGTTGCCCGAGCCTTGTATCGACATGGAGATCGTTTCAAGCTTAAGTGAGCAAAGCAAACATAAACAAGATTGCTTTCTTTTGCTTGGTAATTCAGGAAATCTTTATGCCTATGATGATTGTTCGATCGAAAAGTATCTTCTACAAAGCCAATCGAAGTCTTCACCATCATTGCCAAAGGAGGTCATGGTGAAGATACCGTTTGTTGATTCAAACATTACAGTGGCAAAATTTATCACAGATAATACCCAAATGTTAAGTTCTGCAGATGAG GACTGCCTTCTCCTGGCGAAAAGCATtccatctctcttttcttttgagacAAAACCAAAAGATGGAACTCAGTTAAATGCAGCCCGCTTCACTGGATTtttgaaagtaaaaaatctGTACATAACTGGACACAATGATGGAGCCCTGAACTTTTGGGATTTGTCATGTCCACTTTTAGTACCAATACTATCATTAAAGCAACAG AGTGAGGATGATCTTTCTTTAAGTGGTATACCAGTCACAGCCTTGTTTTTCAATGCGAACTCTCGGCTTCTTGTTTCTGGAGATCAGAGTGGAATG GTTCGAATCTTTAGATTGAAACCTGAACCATATGCCCATGTGAGCAGTTTCTTGTCTCTTCAAG GAAGTACGAAAAAAGGAAATGATCACATCATTCAAAGTGTTAAACTCTTGAAGGTTAATGGTTCTGTACTTTCTGTGAACATAAACCACAGTACAGGACATCTTGCTGTTGGGTCTAGTCAAGGATAT GTTTCAGTTCTTGATATAGAAGGGCCAACTGTATTATACCAAAAACATATTGCAAGTGAAATCTCCACCGGCATCATCTCTCTGCATTTCCAAACCTGCAGTTTTCATGGTTTTGACAAGAATGTCTTAGCAGTTGCAACAGAGGATTCATCTGTTTTGGCTCTTGATAGTGATAATGGAAACACATTGAGTACTAGTTTGGTTCATCCCAAAAAACCCACTCGAGCACTTTTCATGCAGATCTTGG ATGGGCAGGATGTTAAAAGATTAAACTTATTAAATGGTCTTGACTTGAGCAAAGGGAGCCCTGTTGAGGACGGCGTGCCAAAGCAGTCTTTACTCCTTCTATGTTCTGAAAAAGCTGCATACGTATATTCTTTCACTCATGTCATGCAG GGAGTTAAGAAGGTAAtctacaaaaagaaattcCAAGCATCTTGTTGCTGGGCTTCGACATTCTACACCTCCTCTGATGTTGGCCTTATACTCCTTTTCACAAGTGGAAAAGTTGAGATAAG GTCCTTGCCGGAGTTATCCTTAATAAAGGAGACGTCAATAAGGGGCTTCACATACTCcactccaaaaccaaattcattttctgaCAGTTCGATATGCTCTTCGTGTGAAGGAGAACTTGTTATG GTGAACGGTGATCaggaaatatttttcttctctctttcactCCACAATAAAAGCTTCAG GCTTTTAGACTCTTTCAACTTGACTTACCAGAAAGATTTGATAATTCCACAAGAAGATCTCATTCCTGGACGGACcatacaaaaggaaaagaaaaag GGTATATTCAGCTCTGTCATTAAAGATATTGTGGGAAGCAAAGCGAAGAATGTCCCTGAGATTGAAACTGAAGATACTAAAGAAAGTTTCGAAGAACTTTCGACGATCTTTTCAACTGCTAACTTTACAGTTGATGCTGAAAACACAGATGAGCAGGCCAGGGATGAAGATGAGCTAGACCTAG ATGACATTGACATTGACATGGACATGGACATTCCTggagaaaaaccaaaagagcAGAATGTGTTGACAGCTCTTAACAAGGAAAAATTGGCAAGCAAATTTATGGCCTTTAAAG GTAAAGTTCTGAAACAAATGAAGTCCAAGACTGAGAAAAACTCCACCAAAGAAGAGCAACAGGATGAGAAGGTTGGTCAAGTTGACCAAATTAAGAGGAGATATGGGTTCTCGTCAAGT GAAGCAAATATTGCTAAAATGGCAGAAAGCAAGCTGCAGGAGAACATGAAAAAGTTGCAG GGAATCAACCTGAGGACTACAGAGATGCAAGACACAGCTATATCATTCTCATCCTTGGCAAATGAAGTGCTGCGAACTGAACAGGATAGGCGAGGCTCATGA
- the LOC117633893 gene encoding uncharacterized protein LOC117633893 isoform X1: MFVRKLVEKASKKPGGNSDGLKGSDIDPRLLFHYGIPSGCNMLAYDPVQKILAVSSKDGRIKLFGKDNTQVLLESVNAVPSKFLQFVENQGILVNVNSKNHIEIWDIEKNLLADVHAFEEDITSFTVMQHSLYMYVGDSAGNVRVLKLEQEHIVQMKYTIPYSASHGNPTEETVDTSVLHVLPQPAAESKRVLIIFRDGIISLWDIRESKTVFTAGGNALQSLHHEGKKVTSACWACPFGSKVAVGYSNGDIFIWSVSTRTELPSEPSTQSTPIFKLNVGYKLDKIPIASLRWVYADGKASRLYVMGGSDTISSTLLQVILLNEHTEGRTIKLGLQLPEPCIDMEIVSSLSEQSKHKQDCFLLLGNSGNLYAYDDCSIEKYLLQSQSKSSPSLPKEVMVKIPFVDSNITVAKFITDNTQMLSSADEDCLLLAKSIPSLFSFETKPKDGTQLNAARFTGFLKVKNLYITGHNDGALNFWDLSCPLLVPILSLKQQSEDDLSLSGIPVTALFFNANSRLLVSGDQSGMVRIFRLKPEPYAHVSSFLSLQGSTKKGNDHIIQSVKLLKVNGSVLSVNINHSTGHLAVGSSQGYVSVLDIEGPTVLYQKHIASEISTGIISLHFQTCSFHGFDKNVLAVATEDSSVLALDSDNGNTLSTSLVHPKKPTRALFMQILDGQDVKRLNLLNGLDLSKGSPVEDGVPKQSLLLLCSEKAAYVYSFTHVMQGVKKVIYKKKFQASCCWASTFYTSSDVGLILLFTSGKVEIRSLPELSLIKETSIRGFTYSTPKPNSFSDSSICSSCEGELVMVNGDQEIFFFSLSLHNKSFRLLDSFNLTYQKDLIIPQEDLIPGRTIQKEKKKGIFSSVIKDIVGSKAKNVPEIETEDTKESFEELSTIFSTANFTVDAENTDEQARDEDELDLDDIDIDMDMDIPGEKPKEQNVLTALNKEKLASKFMAFKGKVLKQMKSKTEKNSTKEEQQDEKVGQVDQIKRRYGFSSSEANIAKMAESKLQENMKKLQGINLRTTEMQDTAISFSSLANEVLRTEQDRRGS, encoded by the exons atGTTTGTCAGAAAGCTTGTGGAGAAGGCTTCCAAAAAG CCTGGTGGAAATTCTGATGGTCTCAAAGGCAGTGATATAGACCCCCGTCTATTATTTCATTATGGGATCCCATCGGGGTGTAACATGTTGGCTTATGATCCTGTTCAAAAAATACTTGCAGTTTCGTCCAA GGATGGCAGAATTAAATTATTTGGCAAAGATAACACTCAAGTTCTGCTTGAGTCTGTCAATGCAGTACCAAGCAAGTTTTTACAG TTTGTGGAGAACCAAGGCATACTTGTAAATGTGAATTCCAAGAACCATATTGAG ATTTGGGATATAGAAAAGAACCTGTTGGCTGATGTGCATGCTTTTGAAGAAGATATTACTTCTTTCACTGTCATGCAACATAGTCTCTACAT GTATGTTGGAGATTCTGCTGGTAATGTTAGAGTTTTGAAGCTTGAGCAAGAACATATAGTACAAATGAAGTACACTATACCTTATTCAGCTTCCCATG GGAATCCAACTGAAGAAACTGTTGATACTTCTGTGTTACATGTACTACCTCAACCAGCAGCTGAAAGTAAGAG AGTTCTTATAATTTTTAGAGATGGTATCATATCCTTATGGGATATTCGAGAAAGCAAAACCGTATTCACAGCAGGTGGAAATGCATTGCAATCACTTCATCATGAAGGGAAAAAAGTGACTTCTGCATGCTGGGCATGCCCCTTTGGGAGTAAAGTTGCTGTTGGGTACAGCAATGGAGATATTTTCATCTGGAGTGTTTCAACAAGAACTGAATTACCATCAGAGCCTAGTACGCAAAGTACTCCGATCTTTAAACTGAATGTTGGTTATAAGTTGGACAAAATTCCTATAGCATCATTGAGATGGGTTTATGCAGATGGGAAGGCAAGTAGACTATATGTTATGGGGGGGTCTGACACCATCTCTTCAACCTTGTTGCAG GTAATCTTGTTGAATGAACATACAGAAGGTCGCACTATTAAATTAGGGCTTCAGTTGCCCGAGCCTTGTATCGACATGGAGATCGTTTCAAGCTTAAGTGAGCAAAGCAAACATAAACAAGATTGCTTTCTTTTGCTTGGTAATTCAGGAAATCTTTATGCCTATGATGATTGTTCGATCGAAAAGTATCTTCTACAAAGCCAATCGAAGTCTTCACCATCATTGCCAAAGGAGGTCATGGTGAAGATACCGTTTGTTGATTCAAACATTACAGTGGCAAAATTTATCACAGATAATACCCAAATGTTAAGTTCTGCAGATGAG GACTGCCTTCTCCTGGCGAAAAGCATtccatctctcttttcttttgagacAAAACCAAAAGATGGAACTCAGTTAAATGCAGCCCGCTTCACTGGATTtttgaaagtaaaaaatctGTACATAACTGGACACAATGATGGAGCCCTGAACTTTTGGGATTTGTCATGTCCACTTTTAGTACCAATACTATCATTAAAGCAACAG AGTGAGGATGATCTTTCTTTAAGTGGTATACCAGTCACAGCCTTGTTTTTCAATGCGAACTCTCGGCTTCTTGTTTCTGGAGATCAGAGTGGAATG GTTCGAATCTTTAGATTGAAACCTGAACCATATGCCCATGTGAGCAGTTTCTTGTCTCTTCAAG GAAGTACGAAAAAAGGAAATGATCACATCATTCAAAGTGTTAAACTCTTGAAGGTTAATGGTTCTGTACTTTCTGTGAACATAAACCACAGTACAGGACATCTTGCTGTTGGGTCTAGTCAAGGATAT GTTTCAGTTCTTGATATAGAAGGGCCAACTGTATTATACCAAAAACATATTGCAAGTGAAATCTCCACCGGCATCATCTCTCTGCATTTCCAAACCTGCAGTTTTCATGGTTTTGACAAGAATGTCTTAGCAGTTGCAACAGAGGATTCATCTGTTTTGGCTCTTGATAGTGATAATGGAAACACATTGAGTACTAGTTTGGTTCATCCCAAAAAACCCACTCGAGCACTTTTCATGCAGATCTTGG ATGGGCAGGATGTTAAAAGATTAAACTTATTAAATGGTCTTGACTTGAGCAAAGGGAGCCCTGTTGAGGACGGCGTGCCAAAGCAGTCTTTACTCCTTCTATGTTCTGAAAAAGCTGCATACGTATATTCTTTCACTCATGTCATGCAG GGAGTTAAGAAGGTAAtctacaaaaagaaattcCAAGCATCTTGTTGCTGGGCTTCGACATTCTACACCTCCTCTGATGTTGGCCTTATACTCCTTTTCACAAGTGGAAAAGTTGAGATAAG GTCCTTGCCGGAGTTATCCTTAATAAAGGAGACGTCAATAAGGGGCTTCACATACTCcactccaaaaccaaattcattttctgaCAGTTCGATATGCTCTTCGTGTGAAGGAGAACTTGTTATG GTGAACGGTGATCaggaaatatttttcttctctctttcactCCACAATAAAAGCTTCAG GCTTTTAGACTCTTTCAACTTGACTTACCAGAAAGATTTGATAATTCCACAAGAAGATCTCATTCCTGGACGGACcatacaaaaggaaaagaaaaag GGTATATTCAGCTCTGTCATTAAAGATATTGTGGGAAGCAAAGCGAAGAATGTCCCTGAGATTGAAACTGAAGATACTAAAGAAAGTTTCGAAGAACTTTCGACGATCTTTTCAACTGCTAACTTTACAGTTGATGCTGAAAACACAGATGAGCAGGCCAGGGATGAAGATGAGCTAGACCTAG ATGACATTGACATTGACATGGACATGGACATTCCTggagaaaaaccaaaagagcAGAATGTGTTGACAGCTCTTAACAAGGAAAAATTGGCAAGCAAATTTATGGCCTTTAAAG GTAAAGTTCTGAAACAAATGAAGTCCAAGACTGAGAAAAACTCCACCAAAGAAGAGCAACAGGATGAGAAGGTTGGTCAAGTTGACCAAATTAAGAGGAGATATGGGTTCTCGTCAAGT GAAGCAAATATTGCTAAAATGGCAGAAAGCAAGCTGCAGGAGAACATGAAAAAGTTGCAG GGAATCAACCTGAGGACTACAGAGATGCAAGACACAGCTATATCATTCTCATCCTTGGCAAATGAAGTGCTGCGAACTGAACAGGATAGGCGAGGCTCATGA
- the LOC117633893 gene encoding syntaxin-binding protein 5-like isoform X3 yields MFVRKLVEKASKKPGGNSDGLKGSDIDPRLLFHYGIPSGCNMLAYDPVQKILAVSSKDGRIKLFGKDNTQVLLESVNAVPSKFLQFVENQGILVNVNSKNHIEIWDIEKNLLADVHAFEEDITSFTVMQHSLYMYVGDSAGNVRVLKLEQEHIVQMKYTIPYSASHGNPTEETVDTSVLHVLPQPAAESKRVLIIFRDGIISLWDIRESKTVFTAGGNALQSLHHEGKKVTSACWACPFGSKVAVGYSNGDIFIWSVSTRTELPSEPSTQSTPIFKLNVGYKLDKIPIASLRWVYADGKASRLYVMGGSDTISSTLLQVILLNEHTEGRTIKLGLQLPEPCIDMEIVSSLSEQSKHKQDCFLLLGNSGNLYAYDDCSIEKYLLQSQSKSSPSLPKEVMVKIPFVDSNITVAKFITDNTQMLSSADEDCLLLAKSIPSLFSFETKPKDGTQLNAARFTGFLKVKNLYITGHNDGALNFWDLSCPLLVPILSLKQQSEDDLSLSGIPVTALFFNANSRLLVSGDQSGMVRIFRLKPEPYAHVSSFLSLQGSTKKGNDHIIQSVKLLKVNGSVLSVNINHSTGHLAVGSSQGYVSVLDIEGPTVLYQKHIASEISTGIISLHFQTCSFHGFDKNVLAVATEDSSVLALDSDNGNTLSTSLVHPKKPTRALFMQILDGQDVKRLNLLNGLDLSKGSPVEDGVPKQSLLLLCSEKAAYVYSFTHVMQGVKKVIYKKKFQASCCWASTFYTSSDVGLILLFTSGKVEIRSLPELSLIKETSIRGFTYSTPKPNSFSDSSICSSCEGELVMVNGDQEIFFFSLSLHNKSFRLLDSFNLTYQKDLIIPQEDLIPGRTIQKEKKKDCGKQSEECP; encoded by the exons atGTTTGTCAGAAAGCTTGTGGAGAAGGCTTCCAAAAAG CCTGGTGGAAATTCTGATGGTCTCAAAGGCAGTGATATAGACCCCCGTCTATTATTTCATTATGGGATCCCATCGGGGTGTAACATGTTGGCTTATGATCCTGTTCAAAAAATACTTGCAGTTTCGTCCAA GGATGGCAGAATTAAATTATTTGGCAAAGATAACACTCAAGTTCTGCTTGAGTCTGTCAATGCAGTACCAAGCAAGTTTTTACAG TTTGTGGAGAACCAAGGCATACTTGTAAATGTGAATTCCAAGAACCATATTGAG ATTTGGGATATAGAAAAGAACCTGTTGGCTGATGTGCATGCTTTTGAAGAAGATATTACTTCTTTCACTGTCATGCAACATAGTCTCTACAT GTATGTTGGAGATTCTGCTGGTAATGTTAGAGTTTTGAAGCTTGAGCAAGAACATATAGTACAAATGAAGTACACTATACCTTATTCAGCTTCCCATG GGAATCCAACTGAAGAAACTGTTGATACTTCTGTGTTACATGTACTACCTCAACCAGCAGCTGAAAGTAAGAG AGTTCTTATAATTTTTAGAGATGGTATCATATCCTTATGGGATATTCGAGAAAGCAAAACCGTATTCACAGCAGGTGGAAATGCATTGCAATCACTTCATCATGAAGGGAAAAAAGTGACTTCTGCATGCTGGGCATGCCCCTTTGGGAGTAAAGTTGCTGTTGGGTACAGCAATGGAGATATTTTCATCTGGAGTGTTTCAACAAGAACTGAATTACCATCAGAGCCTAGTACGCAAAGTACTCCGATCTTTAAACTGAATGTTGGTTATAAGTTGGACAAAATTCCTATAGCATCATTGAGATGGGTTTATGCAGATGGGAAGGCAAGTAGACTATATGTTATGGGGGGGTCTGACACCATCTCTTCAACCTTGTTGCAG GTAATCTTGTTGAATGAACATACAGAAGGTCGCACTATTAAATTAGGGCTTCAGTTGCCCGAGCCTTGTATCGACATGGAGATCGTTTCAAGCTTAAGTGAGCAAAGCAAACATAAACAAGATTGCTTTCTTTTGCTTGGTAATTCAGGAAATCTTTATGCCTATGATGATTGTTCGATCGAAAAGTATCTTCTACAAAGCCAATCGAAGTCTTCACCATCATTGCCAAAGGAGGTCATGGTGAAGATACCGTTTGTTGATTCAAACATTACAGTGGCAAAATTTATCACAGATAATACCCAAATGTTAAGTTCTGCAGATGAG GACTGCCTTCTCCTGGCGAAAAGCATtccatctctcttttcttttgagacAAAACCAAAAGATGGAACTCAGTTAAATGCAGCCCGCTTCACTGGATTtttgaaagtaaaaaatctGTACATAACTGGACACAATGATGGAGCCCTGAACTTTTGGGATTTGTCATGTCCACTTTTAGTACCAATACTATCATTAAAGCAACAG AGTGAGGATGATCTTTCTTTAAGTGGTATACCAGTCACAGCCTTGTTTTTCAATGCGAACTCTCGGCTTCTTGTTTCTGGAGATCAGAGTGGAATG GTTCGAATCTTTAGATTGAAACCTGAACCATATGCCCATGTGAGCAGTTTCTTGTCTCTTCAAG GAAGTACGAAAAAAGGAAATGATCACATCATTCAAAGTGTTAAACTCTTGAAGGTTAATGGTTCTGTACTTTCTGTGAACATAAACCACAGTACAGGACATCTTGCTGTTGGGTCTAGTCAAGGATAT GTTTCAGTTCTTGATATAGAAGGGCCAACTGTATTATACCAAAAACATATTGCAAGTGAAATCTCCACCGGCATCATCTCTCTGCATTTCCAAACCTGCAGTTTTCATGGTTTTGACAAGAATGTCTTAGCAGTTGCAACAGAGGATTCATCTGTTTTGGCTCTTGATAGTGATAATGGAAACACATTGAGTACTAGTTTGGTTCATCCCAAAAAACCCACTCGAGCACTTTTCATGCAGATCTTGG ATGGGCAGGATGTTAAAAGATTAAACTTATTAAATGGTCTTGACTTGAGCAAAGGGAGCCCTGTTGAGGACGGCGTGCCAAAGCAGTCTTTACTCCTTCTATGTTCTGAAAAAGCTGCATACGTATATTCTTTCACTCATGTCATGCAG GGAGTTAAGAAGGTAAtctacaaaaagaaattcCAAGCATCTTGTTGCTGGGCTTCGACATTCTACACCTCCTCTGATGTTGGCCTTATACTCCTTTTCACAAGTGGAAAAGTTGAGATAAG GTCCTTGCCGGAGTTATCCTTAATAAAGGAGACGTCAATAAGGGGCTTCACATACTCcactccaaaaccaaattcattttctgaCAGTTCGATATGCTCTTCGTGTGAAGGAGAACTTGTTATG GTGAACGGTGATCaggaaatatttttcttctctctttcactCCACAATAAAAGCTTCAG GCTTTTAGACTCTTTCAACTTGACTTACCAGAAAGATTTGATAATTCCACAAGAAGATCTCATTCCTGGACGGACcatacaaaaggaaaagaaaaagg ATTGTGGGAAGCAAAGCGAAGAATGTCCCTGA